One Roseburia rectibacter DNA window includes the following coding sequences:
- a CDS encoding carbohydrate ABC transporter permease, with amino-acid sequence MAKQTDNQVSAVRRAKHGWILTLFFSILAVFYLYPIFLVLINSLKKKGFIMKSPFALPDERSFFGMTNFVKGIEKTNFFAAFGNSVIITVGSVAVIIFCTSMCAWFITRVHNKFTMALYMLCLFSMIVPFQMVMFPLSKLANMMHLSNPIGIILVYLGFGAGLAVFMFCGFVKSIPLEIEEAAMIDGCTPIQTFFQVVFPIMKPTVITVAILQAMWIWNDYLLPYLVLDLKKYKTIPIVIQYLKGGYGAVDWGTMMAMLVLAIIPIIIFYGICQKYIIEGVVAGAVKG; translated from the coding sequence ATGGCAAAACAGACAGACAATCAGGTAAGCGCAGTAAGGCGTGCAAAACACGGATGGATACTGACACTGTTTTTCAGCATTTTAGCTGTATTTTATCTGTATCCGATCTTTTTAGTGTTGATCAACTCGTTAAAGAAAAAAGGATTTATTATGAAAAGTCCTTTTGCACTTCCGGATGAGCGTTCTTTCTTCGGTATGACAAACTTTGTAAAGGGAATTGAGAAGACGAATTTCTTTGCAGCGTTCGGTAACTCGGTTATTATCACGGTAGGTTCCGTGGCAGTGATCATATTCTGCACATCCATGTGTGCATGGTTTATCACCAGAGTACATAATAAATTTACCATGGCACTTTACATGTTATGTCTTTTCTCCATGATCGTGCCGTTCCAGATGGTAATGTTCCCGTTATCTAAGCTGGCAAACATGATGCATTTGAGCAACCCGATCGGTATTATATTAGTATATCTGGGATTTGGAGCAGGGCTTGCGGTATTTATGTTCTGTGGATTTGTAAAGAGCATTCCGTTAGAGATCGAGGAGGCCGCCATGATCGATGGCTGTACACCCATCCAGACCTTCTTCCAGGTCGTATTCCCAATCATGAAACCAACGGTTATCACGGTTGCAATCTTACAGGCAATGTGGATCTGGAATGATTATCTGCTGCCGTATCTGGTACTTGACCTGAAAAAATATAAGACGATCCCGATTGTAATCCAGTATTTAAAAGGCGGTTACGGTGCGGTAGACTGGGGTACCATGATGGCGATGCTGGTACTCGCAATCATCCCGATCATCATTTTTTATGGAATCTGTCAGAAATATATTATTGAAGGAGTAGTTGCAGGAGCGGTAAAAGGCTGA
- a CDS encoding LacI family DNA-binding transcriptional regulator: MKNMVTIKDIARESGYSVSTVSRVLNHRNDVSPDAKKKIEKVVAAYNFVPNNNAKHLKQSNSKSIGVLVKGIQNMLFASIVEEIQCMIENTDYTLIVSYLDEDADEVEQAVLLCRERKPLGLLFLGGNPEYFKKEFAQVDVPCVLVTNLADQMDFPNLSSVATDDIAAAKCAVDALFDAGHTKIGILGGDIEKSYTSHQRFIGCQQSFLEHDMVFVPEKSYEKARFSYDSAYRAMKRLIARCPDITAVFAMSDVMAIGAIRALRDLEYRVPEDVSVIGFDGTALAEYYNPKLATIKQQYQTLATRSVEILFGQIELKRSQIHEIVPFELASGESIQKIR; this comes from the coding sequence ATGAAAAATATGGTTACGATAAAAGACATAGCCAGGGAATCAGGATATTCCGTCAGTACCGTGTCACGTGTGCTGAATCACAGAAATGATGTCAGTCCGGATGCAAAAAAGAAAATCGAAAAAGTAGTCGCAGCGTATAATTTTGTGCCAAACAATAATGCGAAACATCTAAAACAGAGTAATTCCAAATCCATTGGTGTGCTGGTAAAAGGTATCCAAAATATGCTTTTTGCCAGCATCGTGGAAGAAATCCAGTGTATGATTGAAAATACAGACTATACGCTGATCGTATCCTATTTAGATGAGGATGCAGATGAGGTGGAGCAGGCAGTTCTCCTCTGCAGGGAGAGAAAGCCGCTTGGACTGCTCTTTTTAGGAGGTAATCCGGAGTATTTCAAAAAAGAATTTGCGCAGGTCGATGTGCCGTGTGTGCTTGTGACAAACCTTGCAGACCAGATGGATTTTCCAAACCTTTCTTCTGTTGCGACAGACGATATTGCCGCTGCAAAATGTGCAGTGGATGCGTTATTTGATGCAGGGCATACAAAAATCGGTATTTTAGGTGGTGATATTGAAAAATCATACACCAGTCATCAGCGGTTTATTGGCTGTCAGCAGAGCTTTCTTGAGCATGATATGGTGTTTGTGCCAGAGAAAAGTTACGAAAAAGCACGATTTTCCTATGACAGTGCATATCGTGCGATGAAACGTCTGATCGCACGATGCCCGGATATCACAGCGGTGTTTGCTATGTCAGATGTCATGGCGATCGGTGCGATCCGTGCATTGCGGGATTTAGAATACCGTGTGCCGGAGGATGTGTCGGTTATCGGATTTGACGGAACTGCACTGGCAGAATATTACAATCCAAAACTTGCAACGATCAAACAGCAGTATCAGACGCTTGCAACCAGAAGTGTGGAAATCCTGTTTGGACAAATTGAGTTAAAAAGGAGTCAGATCCATGAGATCGTCCCGTTTGAACTGGCGAGTGGAGAGAGTATTCAAAAAATCAGGTAA
- the malQ gene encoding 4-alpha-glucanotransferase — translation MRTSGVLMHISSLPSPYGIGTMGKEARKFADFLKKAGQKYWQILPICPTSYGDSPYQSFSSFAGNPYFIDLEYLCKEKLLTKKECESFSWGTNPQYVDYGQMYASRYPLLKKAYDRFRKNEPEDFAAFCKDEAEWLDEYALFMALKDANGGVAWFEWEKDLKTRKTEALKEARVTYAEDIAFYKMLQYLFFKQWWDLKAYVNDLGIEIIGDVPIYVAGDSADVWANPGQFYLDEELNPIDVAGCPPDAFSADGQLWGNPLFRWDAMKKDGYSWWTKRVKAMSKLYDIVRIDHFRGFDSYYAIPAKDDTARNGEWRKGPGMDLFRTMEKKLGKLNIIVEDLGFLTPSVLKLVKDSGFPGMKVIQFAFDSREGSDYLPHNYEKHCVVYTGTHDNDTLMGWMKTAPKASVKFAKEYLNLTEEEGFNWGMMRGAWASVGDMAIVPMQDLIGIGSEGRMNTPSTLGGNWEWRATSDQITGKLAKRLYKYMEMYGRLNKEPEEEADEAEVPAVEK, via the coding sequence ATGAGGACCAGCGGTGTGCTGATGCACATATCTTCCCTGCCGTCTCCTTACGGAATCGGTACTATGGGAAAAGAAGCAAGAAAATTTGCAGATTTTTTGAAAAAGGCAGGTCAGAAATACTGGCAGATCCTGCCAATCTGTCCGACCAGCTACGGAGATTCCCCGTATCAGTCTTTTTCCAGCTTTGCAGGTAATCCTTATTTTATTGATTTAGAATATCTTTGCAAAGAAAAATTACTGACAAAAAAAGAATGTGAATCATTTTCGTGGGGAACCAATCCGCAGTATGTGGATTATGGTCAGATGTATGCCTCACGTTATCCTTTGTTAAAGAAAGCATATGACAGGTTCCGGAAAAATGAGCCGGAAGATTTTGCAGCATTCTGCAAGGATGAAGCAGAGTGGCTGGATGAATATGCACTTTTTATGGCATTAAAAGATGCTAACGGCGGTGTTGCATGGTTTGAGTGGGAAAAAGACTTAAAAACCAGAAAAACGGAAGCCTTAAAAGAAGCGCGGGTTACCTATGCAGAAGATATTGCGTTTTATAAAATGTTACAGTATCTGTTCTTTAAACAGTGGTGGGATTTAAAAGCGTATGTCAATGATCTTGGTATTGAGATCATCGGTGACGTGCCGATCTATGTTGCCGGAGACAGTGCTGATGTCTGGGCAAATCCGGGACAGTTTTATCTCGATGAGGAGTTAAATCCGATCGATGTGGCAGGATGCCCGCCGGACGCATTTTCCGCAGACGGACAGCTCTGGGGCAATCCATTATTCCGCTGGGATGCCATGAAAAAAGACGGTTACAGCTGGTGGACAAAGCGTGTAAAAGCGATGTCAAAATTATACGATATCGTCCGTATCGATCATTTCCGCGGTTTCGATTCTTACTATGCGATCCCGGCAAAAGATGATACGGCGAGAAATGGTGAGTGGAGAAAAGGTCCTGGCATGGATCTGTTCCGTACGATGGAGAAAAAACTCGGAAAGTTAAATATCATCGTGGAGGATCTTGGTTTCCTTACACCTTCCGTTTTAAAACTGGTAAAAGATTCCGGATTCCCGGGAATGAAAGTCATCCAGTTTGCATTTGACTCGAGAGAGGGCAGCGACTATCTGCCGCACAATTATGAGAAACACTGTGTTGTTTATACCGGAACACATGACAATGATACGTTGATGGGCTGGATGAAGACGGCTCCGAAGGCAAGTGTCAAATTTGCAAAAGAGTACTTGAATCTCACGGAAGAAGAAGGGTTTAACTGGGGGATGATGCGCGGTGCATGGGCATCAGTCGGAGATATGGCGATCGTTCCGATGCAGGATCTGATCGGAATCGGATCCGAGGGACGTATGAATACACCATCCACACTTGGCGGCAACTGGGAGTGGAGAGCAACTTCAGACCAGATCACCGGAAAACTTGCAAAACGTCTTTATAAATATATGGAAATGTATGGACGACTGAACAAGGAGCCGGAAGAAGAGGCAGATGAAGCAGAAGTGCCTGCAGTGGAAAAATAA